AGCGACCCCTGAGCGAATATACCCTAGCAGAATTGGATCGATTGTGGGATCGGGCAAAAATACAACTCTCCCAAGAATTGTAAATTGTTTTCCTTCGGCTACTTTGGAACCGCATCTATTTTGAAACCCATAATTTTTCCTACAGAAAAAACTCCAGTTCTCTAAGCTCAAAATCGTGTCCCCTCGCCCCCGCGTTTCCCCGCGTCCCCCCGTCAGTCCGATGTAGCAAACTTAAAACCTCTTATATAAGGTGTGGGGGGTGTCACCTATTACTTTGCAAGAATACCGAATACAATAGTAACGAAACTATCGTTGGTAGGGTTCGCAACTCTATCAATACAACTGCCTATTCCTCCCACATCAGTACGCAAGAGTTATGATGTAGGACTGGCAAATTACCCAAGAAAAACCAGGAGAGCATCGCATGGCTATCGTTTATCAATCTACTCTACCTCTGCACGCCGATCGCGCTATATTGCGACTCGCTTCTCCTTGCCCCTAAGATCCCTGAGTCGTTCTCCTGTAACGCTTCTTTTCAGAACTGCGCGCCGCCCTCTAAGCCTCTTTTCAATTGGAGTTAACGCTCAAGCTCAAGGAAAAAAAATCAGAGCCATTTCGTAGACACAAACACCTTTTGTAGCCTTCCATGAGCTACTGTATTAACCCTCATTGTTCGCAACCCAGCGATCCCGCTAATGTCGATCGTCCAATTTGTCATCACTGCGGTTCGTCTTTACTCTTGCAGAATCGCTATCGCGTCACGCAACGATTAAGCGATAATAGTGGCTTTGCGATCATTTATGAAGTGTTAGATGGTTCGATTCTCAAAATTCTCAAAGCGTTAAAACTACAGCATAATGATAATCCCAAGGCAGTAGAACTGTTTAAACAAGAAGCTCTCGTTTTGAGTCAATTGGATCATCCCGGCATTCCTAAAGTGGAACCCAATAGCTACTTTTGCCATTATTCGCGCGGGCTACCTTCAGACGGGTCCCTTCGAGATCGCGCCGAGCCAATACATTGCTTCGTGATGGAAAAAATCGACGGTCCCGATCTCAGGCAATGGTTATACCAACAGGGAAATATGCTGATTGGCGAACGGCAAGCTCTCGACTGGTTAAAACAAATGGTCGAAATTCTCCACATCGTCCACCAAAAAAACTATTTTCATCGAGACATCAAGCTGCAAAATATCATGCTTCGTCCCACCGGGCAATTAGTTTTAATTGACTTTGGGGCAGCACGGGAAATGACCTATACTTACCTTGCTCAAGTTGGGAATGCTGGCAATATCACGAAAATCAGTTCTGCGGGCTATACGCCGCCGGAACAGGAAAAAGGTCATGCGGTTCCTCAATCGGATTTTTATGCTCTCGGACGCACGTTCGCGTACTTGCTGACGGGAAAACTTTTGAGCGATACAGACATCCGTCATCCCCTAACAGGTGAATTTCGCTGGCACAAATATGCTCCCGGTATTTCCAGGGAGTTTGCAGATTTTATCAACTGCCTGATGGCTCCTAACGCGATCGATCGCCCCAAGGATACCCAAACCATTTTAGAGGGCATCGATAATCTTCTTGCGACGGTCGATTTGGTCAATCGCACTGAGAAAAACGAGCGAAGACTTGATAGTTCTACGAACCTAGGGATTGACAGTCCAACTTTGAATGACGAAGTTAATTCCCTCAATCGTCCAAGGGCATTGCGGCAGGTTGCTCGTCGAGGAATTGTTGTGGGAATTGCCCTACTGCTGTCGATCTTCGGGGGATATGGCGGCTGGACGCTCTATCGGAATTCTGGGAAGGGGGAGATATCGGTTGAACCCATTGAGGTTCCGCAGCTATCTGTTGAAAGGCAGCCGGCGAAAACTTTAAGCGGACACGCCAGTGCGATTTATGACTTAGCCATCAGTCCCGACGGTCAACTCCTCGCAAGCGGCAGTGGTGACAAAACAATTAAGCTCTGGAATCTAACAACAGGAAAACCCATTCGCACCCTTACCGGACACGATGGTTTTGTCAATCATCTCCTATTTAGTCCCGATGGCAATATCCTCATTAGTTCTAGTGCTGATAAAACCTTAAAAATTTGGGATGTTGTCACCGGAAAACTCGTCCGTACTCTCGAAGGACACGATAGTTTTATCAATGTTCTTCTGTTGAGTCCCGATGGTAGAACCCTCATCACTGCTAGCGCTGATGATACTCTGAAAATTTGGGATTTAGAAACGGGGAAAGAGAAGTACACTTTATTCGGTCATGAGGGATCGGTGAATACTGCTGCCCTGAGTTCGGATGGAGAGATATTAGCAAGCGGCAGTGCTGACAAAACGATCAAACTTTGGAACCTAAATACGGGTGAGGAGATTCGCACCCTTGA
This region of Lusitaniella coriacea LEGE 07157 genomic DNA includes:
- a CDS encoding protein kinase domain-containing protein; translation: MSYCINPHCSQPSDPANVDRPICHHCGSSLLLQNRYRVTQRLSDNSGFAIIYEVLDGSILKILKALKLQHNDNPKAVELFKQEALVLSQLDHPGIPKVEPNSYFCHYSRGLPSDGSLRDRAEPIHCFVMEKIDGPDLRQWLYQQGNMLIGERQALDWLKQMVEILHIVHQKNYFHRDIKLQNIMLRPTGQLVLIDFGAAREMTYTYLAQVGNAGNITKISSAGYTPPEQEKGHAVPQSDFYALGRTFAYLLTGKLLSDTDIRHPLTGEFRWHKYAPGISREFADFINCLMAPNAIDRPKDTQTILEGIDNLLATVDLVNRTEKNERRLDSSTNLGIDSPTLNDEVNSLNRPRALRQVARRGIVVGIALLLSIFGGYGGWTLYRNSGKGEISVEPIEVPQLSVERQPAKTLSGHASAIYDLAISPDGQLLASGSGDKTIKLWNLTTGKPIRTLTGHDGFVNHLLFSPDGNILISSSADKTLKIWDVVTGKLVRTLEGHDSFINVLLLSPDGRTLITASADDTLKIWDLETGKEKYTLFGHEGSVNTAALSSDGEILASGSADKTIKLWNLNTGEEIRTLEGHTSFINDLAIAPDGQLLASASADKTVKLWNLNTGEEIRTLEGHTSFINDLAIAPDGQLLASASADKTIKLWNLATGKLLRTQEGHTSYVNQLAISRDGETLVSGSADKTIRFWNLKTGTEEYVLTGYTHHIDYFSISPDRRIVVTGSSDNTIQLWEIEP